The genomic region AGCCAGAGGCTGGGCCGTTATTGGACAACGGCGACTGGTTGCAGGGCCTGCCCGGCCTACAGGTGGACTCGCGGGTCAACATGGCCCAAGACACCCGCCTGGTGGTGCGCGGCTTTGGTGCCACTTCCAGCTTCGGGGTGCGTAGCCTGCGTATCGAGCAAGACGGCATTCCCATTTCCAGTGCTGACGGCCAGGGGCAATTGTCGGCGGTGCAGGCTGGCAGCATTGATCACGCGCTTTTGATCAAAGGCCCGCTGGCGGCCCTTTATGGCAACGCCGCCGGTGGCGTGCTGCAATTGCGCTCCAGCCTGCCCGAGCAAAGCGGCGGCAAGGTTGGCGCCATGGTGGGGCAGGACGGCCAGCGCCGCATCAATGCCACTGGCAATTACCGCGATGGCGACAACTGGCTGAGCCTGAGTGGCCAGCGCCTGGAAATGGACGGCTTTCGCCCCCACAGCGAGGCCAGCCGCAACCAGTGGCGCCTGGCAGGCGGCAGCGGCGGGCTGACCGCCTTTACCCAGCAAAGCGTCGAGCCGCGCCTGAACGACCCTCAATCTGAAACCCTTAGCCAATGGCAAACCGACCCCGATGCCGGCAACGCCGCCGCTATTAAATTCGATGCCCACAAGAGCGTGCGTGACCGCCTGAGTGGCGTGAACTACAACCAGGGCGACTGGCATTTGTCCGGTTGGAGTGGCGACCGCAAAGTATTGCAGTACCTCACCTTTGTGGGCGATACTAGCGCCGGGGGTATTGTCGATCTGGACCGTGAAAACCAGGGCGCCCGGGTGGAATGGACCCCAAGCTGGCAAAACGTCAACTGGACTTTGGGCAGCGAGTATCGCCGCCAGAAGGACGACCGCCAGGGCTATGCCAACCAGTTTGGTCACCAGGGCGTACTGCGCCGCGACGAAACCGGCCGCATCCGCAGCCTCGATACCTACGCCATTGCCGATGTGGCCGGTGTTACTGCCGGGGTGCGTTATAGCCACAGCCGTTTTAGCGTCGATGACCGTTTTGAAAACGACGACAGCGGCAGCGGCAACTTCAACGAGCTGGCCTGGGCCCTTGGCTATCGCCACGAACTGGCGCCGGGCTGGACCGGCTTTGCCAGCATCGGTGAGGGCTTTGAAACCCCCACCCTCACCGAGATGGCTTACTCGGTAGACGGCGGCGGCTTTAACAAAGACCTTCAAAGCAGCAAGCACCGCCAGGCCGAGATTGGTGTCAGTACCGAAATGGGGCAATGGCACGCCACCGTTACTGGCTTTTACATCGACAGCAGCCGCGAGCTGGTGGTGGTGCAAAGCGATAACGGCCGCACCGTTTATGACAACGGTGAAGACTCTAAACGCAAGGGCCTGGAAGGGGAGCTGGTACGCCAGTTTGGCGACTGGCAATACCGCCTAAGCGGCACCTGGCTGGATGCCAGCTTTGACACCGGCGAGCGCATTCCCGGCATCGCCAAGCTGGACATGAGCCAGCGCCTGTCTTGGTTCTTTGCCGACGCGCAGTCACTGGCGCTGGACTGGCACCATCGCAGTCGCACTGCTGCCACCACCGACAACAGCGTCTATGTGCCGGGCGGTAACCGTTGGGACTTGGGCTGGCAGGGCGGCTTTGGGCCGGTGAACCTGTGGGCGCGGGTGGAAAACCTGGCGGATGAGAAGCTGGCAGGGGCGGTAGTGGTTAACCAAAGCGCCGGGCGCTATGTGGAGCCCCTGCCGGGGCGGCAATGGAGCTTAGGGCTGGACTGGACCTTTTAAGCGGCGCAGTTTTCCCAGTAGACGATAACGCCATTTAAGCGGCTGTTGGGCGTCTCGCAGCTGGTGCAGCACCTCTTCTAGGAACTGCGCTTCGCTGGGGGCGGCCTCGGCCGCTTTGCTTTGGGCACATGCATTGCCTCTGGCCTTAGCCAACAAGGGGCCTGCATTACACTCTGTGCTTTTCGCCATCATCTG from Gallaecimonas pentaromativorans harbors:
- a CDS encoding TonB-dependent receptor domain-containing protein; the protein is MTPVAWIMMASLSAQDLPKAASSTDTEVIEVQGHRLGATLPSASLAEPEAGPLLDNGDWLQGLPGLQVDSRVNMAQDTRLVVRGFGATSSFGVRSLRIEQDGIPISSADGQGQLSAVQAGSIDHALLIKGPLAALYGNAAGGVLQLRSSLPEQSGGKVGAMVGQDGQRRINATGNYRDGDNWLSLSGQRLEMDGFRPHSEASRNQWRLAGGSGGLTAFTQQSVEPRLNDPQSETLSQWQTDPDAGNAAAIKFDAHKSVRDRLSGVNYNQGDWHLSGWSGDRKVLQYLTFVGDTSAGGIVDLDRENQGARVEWTPSWQNVNWTLGSEYRRQKDDRQGYANQFGHQGVLRRDETGRIRSLDTYAIADVAGVTAGVRYSHSRFSVDDRFENDDSGSGNFNELAWALGYRHELAPGWTGFASIGEGFETPTLTEMAYSVDGGGFNKDLQSSKHRQAEIGVSTEMGQWHATVTGFYIDSSRELVVVQSDNGRTVYDNGEDSKRKGLEGELVRQFGDWQYRLSGTWLDASFDTGERIPGIAKLDMSQRLSWFFADAQSLALDWHHRSRTAATTDNSVYVPGGNRWDLGWQGGFGPVNLWARVENLADEKLAGAVVVNQSAGRYVEPLPGRQWSLGLDWTF